TCACGAGTGGAGCCATCGTCGGCAGCTGCGTCAGACACCTTGAACGACGTGGcgcccagcagctgcgcaagGGCGGCGGGATCCATGTCCCTCAGCTGTCCGCTTCAACTGCGCGACACGTTGTCGTTGCGACAACGCGCAACAGTCTCGGCTTTACCAAGTGCCAGGCCTGAATATGCGATGGCGAAGCCCACATGTGCGGTTTGTTACGTGGAATCTCGCGCAGACTGGGGTGAACCGGGCACACCCCTCGGGATTCCGTGCCACGATGGCGTATGGGCGCCTTACACACCAGCCTACCTAGGGCACTGAAATACAAACAACATCGCAAAAATGATAGAATTCGTGCTTATGATAAACAGGCAGGGCCAAACGAGGCTCAGCCGGTACTACAAGGACCTGTCTGTGGCCGAAAAGTGCGCGCTCGAAGGGGAGATCATCCGCAAGTGCATCTGCCGCGACGAGACACAGTCCTCGTTCATGCAGATTCGACAGCACAAGATCGTATATCGCAGGTGAGTCGCGCCCGGACCGCCCCTAAGCCGTGCCAGGTACGCCAgcctctacatcgtcatcGGTGCCACGGAGAGCGAAAACGAGCTCGCGCTGCTCGAGCTCATACACCACCTGGTGGAGACCATGGACTCCTACTTCGAGTCAGTCTGCGAGCTGGACATCATGTTCAACCTCGAGAAGGCGCATTACATCCTCAACGAGATGATCGCAAACGGCAGGATCCTTGACGCCAACCGTTCGCACATCCTGCAGCCGATGCACCTGCTGGACAAGGCTCCGCAAAGCGGACTGTAACATCACACGCGCTGTTAAAGTGCTACTTTTTAGTGTCTAAACCGATGCGAGTCCACCTTTTACGATTGGGAGGCACATGCGTTGTGCGTCCGGTAGGCGGAGCGCCTCGACGGCATGTCCACAGTGTGCCAGACGCCTGGCTTACATCCAGTTGTGCTCCTGATGAGCGTGCTCGACTCAGCAAGCGGGGTGTCCGTTGGCCTGCGGTGCAGCAGGTCGGAACCCGGTGTCAACACGGGCCAGGGTGAAGGCAACCCTCAGGCCGGCACGCCATGTCCAGTGCGATCCTTACAGCAATTCAGCGATGTGCATGGGCATCTCGTCGATTTGCGTGGAGTAGTACTGCTCGATATCGCGCAGGATGCGAATGTCATCGTCCTGCGGCACGTGAGGGGGTCATCAGGCGGCGCTTACCTTAACGAAGTTTATCGCAACACCCTTGCGGCCGTACCGGCCGGACCTGCCGATGCGGTGGATGTAGTTCTCACGGCTGTTGGGCAGGTCGTAGTTCACCACCAGCGacacctgctgcacgtcCAGCCCGCGCCCCCAGATGTCGGTGGATATCAGCACGCGGGACTCGCCGCGACGGAACTGCTGCATGATGTCGTTCCGCTCCTTCTGCGACATCTCGCCGTGCATTTTGCAAACCGTGAAGTTCGAGTCCTGCATGCGCTTAGCCAGCCAGTCGACCTTCTCCCGCGTGTTGCAGAAGACCACGGCCTGGGTGATGATCAGCGACTCGTACAGGTCGCACAGGGTGTCGAACTTCCACTGCTCCTTCTCCACGGACACGAAAAACTGCTTTATGCCCTCCAGAGTCAGCTCGTCACGCTTCACAAGCACGCGGAACGGGTTGTTCATGAACTTGTGGGTGATCTCCACCACCTCctgcggcagggtggcggAGACCAGCACCACCTGCAGGGTCGGCGGCAGGTACCTGTAGATGGAGTACACCTGGTCCTTGAACCCACGGTTCAGCATCTCGTCGGCCTCGTCGAGGATCAGCTGCTTGATGTTACGCGTGTTGAGGTGACGCTCGGCGATCATGTGGTTGACACGACCGGGGGTGCCGGAGACTATGTGCACGCCGGACTCGAGGGCCTTGATGTCGTCCGATACGCGCTTGCCACCGATGCAGCAGTGCACCTCGATGTTGCAGTAGTCCCCGAGCGCGAGGCACACCTTCTGCGATTGCTCCGCAAGTTCGCGTGTCGgcgacagcagcagcacctgcgTCTGCTTAGACGCCGCGTTCACCGTCTGCAGCGCGCCGAGGCAGAACACGCACGTCTTGCCGGTTCCACTTTGCGATTGGATGATCACGTCGCGGCCGTTCAGGATGGGCTTGATggcgcgctgctggacggcCGACGGCCGGTCGAAACCGTACGCGAAAATGCCCTTCAGGATCTCCTCTCGCAGCCCGAGCCCTTCGAACGACTCCACGACTTCACATTCTTCGGAAGTCTCGTACGTGGTACGGTCCTCGCCGCCGGACGCGCCCATCGTGTCTTCCGTCTCTGCAGTATCGCCGCGGGCAGCAACCACTTAATGGGCGATGTCACACGATACGGCGTATACGGAGCCTATCAAACGCAATTTTGTGCGGTTAAGGTCTTTTGCGGCCCCTGGAGCTGGCTTTGGCGTATGGAAGCCGGCCACGTCGACAGGAGCTGTTAGCGGTCGTTGATCGGGGAATCC
This sequence is a window from Babesia bigemina genome assembly Bbig001, chromosome : I. Protein-coding genes within it:
- a CDS encoding clathrin assembly protein small subunit, putative → MIEFVLMINRQGQTRLSRYYKDLSVAEKCALEGEIIRKCICRDETQSSFMQIRQHKIVYRRYASLYIVIGATESENELALLELIHHLVETMDSYFESVCELDIMFNLEKAHYILNEMIANGRILDANRSHILQPMHLLDKAPQSGL
- a CDS encoding eukaryotic initiation factor 4A-3 (eIF4A-3) , putative → MGASGGEDRTTYETSEECEVVESFEGLGLREEILKGIFAYGFDRPSAVQQRAIKPILNGRDVIIQSQSGTGKTCVFCLGALQTVNAASKQTQVLLLSPTRELAEQSQKVCLALGDYCNIEVHCCIGGKRVSDDIKALESGVHIVSGTPGRVNHMIAERHLNTRNIKQLILDEADEMLNRGFKDQVYSIYRYLPPTLQVVLVSATLPQEVVEITHKFMNNPFRVLVKRDELTLEGIKQFFVSVEKEQWKFDTLCDLYESLIITQAVVFCNTREKVDWLAKRMQDSNFTVCKMHGEMSQKERNDIMQQFRRGESRVLISTDIWGRGLDVQQVSLVVNYDLPNSRENYIHRIGRSGRYGRKGVAINFVKDDDIRILRDIEQYYSTQIDEMPMHIAELL